From Halodesulfovibrio aestuarii DSM 17919 = ATCC 29578, the proteins below share one genomic window:
- a CDS encoding YraN family protein, whose protein sequence is MVAPHLETGTAGEEAATAHLVAQGYSIVARNWRAKQLELDIVCTKGDYVIFAEVKTRSCSGMCTALNALSTSKMKKLCKAAKLYISQNNLWDTPCRFDLLAVTKAGTEYQVEHIQNAFELSQPLGGGNTAWQPW, encoded by the coding sequence ATGGTAGCACCGCATCTGGAGACAGGCACCGCCGGAGAAGAAGCTGCAACTGCCCACCTTGTCGCCCAAGGCTATTCTATAGTAGCCCGCAATTGGCGTGCTAAGCAGCTCGAACTGGATATTGTCTGTACCAAAGGTGACTATGTTATTTTTGCAGAGGTAAAAACGCGTTCCTGTTCAGGCATGTGCACGGCCCTTAACGCCTTGTCCACGTCAAAAATGAAAAAGCTATGCAAAGCTGCAAAGCTCTATATTTCTCAAAACAATCTTTGGGATACCCCCTGCCGTTTTGACCTGCTCGCAGTAACCAAAGCCGGCACCGAGTATCAGGTGGAGCATATTCAAAATGCCTTCGAACTCTCCCAGCCTTTGGGTGGTGGCAACACCGCTTGGCAACCATGGTGA
- a CDS encoding HPr family phosphocarrier protein, with protein MEPTGENNSLEVIVCVKNELGLHARPAGKVAQLAQSFQADIALCLADQRADAKSILDILALAAPQGTEICIKASGTDACEALEQISQLFHDKFEGDT; from the coding sequence ATGGAACCTACAGGTGAAAATAACAGCCTAGAAGTAATTGTTTGCGTAAAAAACGAGTTAGGCCTGCACGCTCGTCCGGCAGGTAAAGTTGCTCAACTTGCGCAATCATTTCAGGCTGACATCGCTCTTTGCTTGGCAGATCAAAGAGCAGACGCAAAATCCATTCTGGATATTCTGGCCCTTGCGGCACCGCAGGGAACAGAAATTTGCATCAAAGCTTCCGGCACCGATGCCTGTGAAGCCCTTGAACAGATCAGTCAACTTTTTCATGACAAGTTCGAAGGGGATACATAG
- a CDS encoding FAD-binding oxidoreductase, whose amino-acid sequence MSLLSLPHRNFLQNLFSEADCLLTPEEMVVYEADASRLEGTPLAVVRPETEEQIIELMRWADTERIPLYPRARATNVVGLCVPQQPGIVVSTLKMDSILEVDSDDFIARVQPGVITGDLQKRVEQEKLFYPPDPASLGISTIGGNVATCAGGMRALKYGVTREWILGCKAVLPGGKTITCGGRNHKNVVGLDLLRLLTGSEGTLAFMTEITLKLIPKPESTASILAGFSNLEEALHAIKIMFKAGMLPAALEFMGPEVLAALQNSRTVPWPSTVTASLLLRFDGSHQALKADLEKAEAIFKACNVLWSTTGIGKEEEEPLWDVRRSINPASFKVAPDKFSDDVTVPRGRLLDAVTGIRKIADKYSLPILTFGHVGDGNIHVNIMHDASNADELTRATSAKKEISKFILSLRGTLSGEHGVGLVKAPYVHLQLSETERSLMRQIKRVFDPHCIMNPDKAF is encoded by the coding sequence ATGTCGTTACTTTCCCTTCCACATCGTAATTTTTTACAGAACCTTTTTTCCGAGGCAGACTGTCTACTGACACCGGAAGAAATGGTTGTGTACGAAGCCGACGCAAGCCGTCTTGAAGGCACGCCTCTTGCTGTAGTCCGTCCAGAAACAGAAGAGCAAATAATAGAACTTATGCGTTGGGCAGATACAGAGCGCATTCCACTATACCCACGCGCCCGCGCAACAAACGTAGTGGGACTTTGTGTGCCGCAACAACCGGGTATTGTTGTTTCAACACTGAAAATGGATTCTATTCTGGAAGTCGATTCAGATGACTTCATTGCTCGCGTTCAACCGGGAGTTATTACTGGCGACCTGCAAAAACGTGTTGAGCAGGAAAAACTATTCTACCCGCCAGACCCTGCAAGTTTAGGAATTTCCACTATCGGTGGAAACGTGGCCACCTGTGCAGGTGGTATGCGTGCACTGAAATACGGTGTTACCCGTGAATGGATACTGGGCTGCAAAGCTGTTTTGCCGGGAGGTAAAACCATTACCTGCGGTGGCCGTAACCACAAAAACGTTGTGGGACTTGATCTGCTTCGCCTGCTGACGGGCAGCGAAGGCACGCTTGCTTTCATGACAGAAATCACACTCAAGCTAATTCCAAAACCGGAATCCACAGCTTCTATCCTCGCAGGATTCTCCAACCTTGAAGAGGCACTGCACGCTATAAAAATTATGTTTAAAGCGGGCATGCTCCCTGCTGCACTTGAATTCATGGGGCCAGAAGTTCTAGCAGCATTACAGAATTCCAGAACTGTTCCATGGCCTTCCACGGTGACCGCTTCCTTACTGCTTCGTTTTGACGGTTCACATCAAGCCCTGAAAGCGGACTTGGAAAAAGCAGAAGCTATCTTCAAAGCATGCAACGTTCTCTGGTCTACCACAGGAATTGGCAAAGAAGAGGAAGAACCACTATGGGATGTCCGACGTTCCATTAACCCTGCTTCTTTCAAGGTAGCACCAGACAAATTTTCTGATGATGTCACGGTTCCCCGTGGCAGACTTTTGGACGCTGTAACCGGCATCCGTAAAATTGCAGATAAGTACAGCCTGCCAATCCTTACCTTCGGTCATGTGGGTGACGGCAACATCCACGTCAACATCATGCATGATGCGTCAAACGCGGACGAATTGACTCGCGCAACATCTGCAAAAAAAGAAATTTCAAAATTCATTCTTTCACTACGGGGAACTCTTTCCGGTGAACACGGAGTAGGCTTGGTGAAAGCGCCTTATGTTCATTTGCAGCTTAGCGAAACAGAACGGTCGCTTATGAGACAGATCAAACGTGTATTTGATCCGCATTGCATTATGAATCCAGACAAAGCGTTTTAA
- a CDS encoding PTS system mannose/fructose/sorbose family transporter subunit IID translates to MLTARTLITCFLRTYLIGTGFNTRGLQNTGLVFTMEPGLRELYKDPDALREARSRYLELYNTHPFWTPLLVGVFLSIESHIAKGNLPAKILGSVKETTTYTLSAIGDSFFGGSLLAMWALSTVCLLVAGFDSIALAWTLLLFAALQVFKFFTFVSGVRNGLKMITNLKNWDLINWGEKIKIANSFVLVLMLCLFWPGTHSIPEWSLIAGTLLSASFVVGRLHFSRVLLVYLLLFLMFFILPWISKVIPLSPI, encoded by the coding sequence ATGCTTACTGCCCGCACTCTCATAACCTGTTTTCTCCGAACGTACCTTATAGGTACGGGATTTAACACTCGTGGCCTGCAAAACACAGGCTTAGTGTTCACTATGGAGCCGGGATTGCGGGAACTATATAAAGATCCTGATGCACTTCGTGAGGCCAGAAGCCGCTATTTAGAGCTGTATAACACACATCCCTTCTGGACGCCTCTTTTAGTGGGCGTGTTCCTTTCTATCGAGTCACATATTGCAAAAGGCAACCTGCCCGCAAAAATACTTGGCTCGGTAAAGGAAACAACCACCTACACTCTTTCAGCAATTGGTGACTCCTTTTTTGGAGGAAGTTTACTTGCCATGTGGGCTCTGTCCACGGTCTGTTTACTTGTCGCGGGATTTGATTCTATTGCCTTAGCATGGACGCTGCTACTTTTTGCAGCCTTGCAGGTATTCAAGTTCTTCACCTTTGTTTCCGGAGTCCGAAACGGGCTAAAAATGATAACAAATCTTAAGAACTGGGACCTCATCAACTGGGGGGAGAAGATAAAAATAGCCAACTCCTTTGTCCTTGTTCTTATGTTGTGTCTTTTCTGGCCGGGAACCCACAGCATTCCAGAGTGGTCGCTTATTGCGGGCACTTTATTAAGCGCAAGTTTTGTTGTGGGAAGACTGCATTTCTCACGCGTATTGCTAGTATATCTTTTACTCTTTCTTATGTTTTTTATACTACCGTGGATTAGCAAAGTTATTCCACTTTCCCCAATCTAG
- a CDS encoding ribonuclease HII: MKQNTLTLFTASPEEADWPMPFAGIDEAGRGCLAGPVVAGACILDPSHPIEGLTDSKKLTEKRRQALYPQIRENALAWGIGVAWPKEIDRINILQATFHAMFRAVRCLKVPPVLLAIDGNATIPKEIAGTIDQQCIVKGDLKIQAISAASILAKTFRDDLMVKLDKQYGGYGFAGHKGYGTKEHIAAIAAKGPCKMHRLTFAKVKPEPPKQEQNSLW, translated from the coding sequence ATGAAACAAAATACGCTTACGCTTTTTACAGCTTCCCCCGAAGAAGCAGACTGGCCAATGCCATTTGCCGGTATAGACGAAGCTGGCCGCGGTTGTCTTGCAGGCCCTGTTGTAGCTGGTGCCTGTATTCTTGATCCGTCTCACCCAATTGAAGGTCTTACGGACTCTAAGAAGCTTACAGAGAAACGCAGACAGGCTCTCTATCCTCAAATCAGGGAGAACGCTCTTGCATGGGGAATCGGAGTTGCCTGGCCGAAAGAAATAGATCGTATTAATATTCTTCAAGCCACGTTTCACGCAATGTTCAGAGCAGTACGCTGCTTAAAAGTCCCTCCTGTTCTACTTGCTATCGATGGTAATGCCACTATCCCTAAAGAAATTGCAGGCACCATTGACCAACAATGTATCGTAAAAGGTGACTTAAAAATTCAGGCGATCTCTGCGGCCTCTATTCTTGCAAAAACATTCCGCGATGACCTTATGGTTAAACTCGACAAACAATATGGCGGATATGGCTTTGCAGGCCACAAAGGCTACGGCACAAAGGAACACATCGCTGCTATTGCCGCAAAAGGGCCATGCAAAATGCATAGACTCACCTTTGCAAAGGTAAAGCCTGAACCACCGAAACAGGAACAAAACTCTCTATGGTAG
- the rplS gene encoding 50S ribosomal protein L19, translated as MNIIEKIEREQLRMDIPEFKAGDTVKVHMRIIEGEKERIQIFQGAVIRVSNGTTNATFTVRKISDGVGVERVFPMHTPSIERIEVVQEGRVRRSRLYYLRNLKGKAARIKPKNRW; from the coding sequence ATGAATATTATTGAAAAAATCGAACGCGAACAGCTTCGCATGGATATCCCTGAGTTCAAAGCTGGTGACACTGTTAAAGTTCACATGCGTATTATCGAAGGCGAAAAAGAACGTATCCAGATTTTCCAGGGTGCAGTAATCCGCGTTAGCAACGGTACCACCAACGCAACTTTCACCGTACGTAAAATTTCTGACGGTGTTGGCGTTGAACGTGTATTCCCAATGCACACCCCTTCCATCGAGCGTATCGAAGTTGTTCAGGAAGGCCGTGTTCGTCGTAGCCGCCTTTACTACCTCCGTAACCTCAAAGGTAAAGCTGCTCGTATCAAGCCGAAAAACCGCTGGTAG
- the smpB gene encoding SsrA-binding protein SmpB, with protein MSKKKKKKSGGSCIAVNKKARRYYEVLDTQEAGLSLVGTEVKSLRAGQVAFTDSYINYKDGEAWIVGLHIAPYENAGYSQHDPERDRRLLLHRREIEMWMTKVEQRGLTVVPLKLYFKNSRIKLEIGLCRGKKLHDQRESIKQRDAARDLARQMLDR; from the coding sequence ATGAGCAAAAAGAAAAAAAAGAAAAGTGGCGGCAGCTGCATTGCCGTTAATAAAAAAGCACGACGTTACTACGAAGTGCTTGATACACAAGAGGCTGGCCTTTCATTGGTCGGCACTGAAGTAAAATCACTGCGTGCGGGACAAGTGGCCTTCACAGACAGCTATATTAACTATAAAGATGGTGAAGCATGGATCGTAGGGCTGCATATTGCCCCTTACGAAAATGCCGGTTACTCCCAGCACGACCCGGAACGAGACCGCAGACTTCTTCTCCACCGTCGTGAGATTGAAATGTGGATGACCAAAGTGGAACAACGTGGACTGACTGTTGTCCCCCTAAAACTCTACTTTAAAAACTCTCGCATCAAACTGGAAATTGGTTTGTGCCGTGGTAAAAAACTGCACGATCAACGCGAATCCATTAAGCAGCGTGATGCTGCTCGTGACCTTGCACGTCAAATGCTGGATCGCTAA
- the ptsP gene encoding phosphoenolpyruvate--protein phosphotransferase gives MARTILRGIPVSAGISIGKAYFVNRQKERRIPRETIPHHLVTVETQRLRNAVEEVRQNFMDARARVPEELKEHGAIIDSHLMICQDPKLVDSAAKNIADRAITAEWALERSIDTIGKAFSAIDDPYIRDRMQDVRVVGDKIMQALIGVPKPADLPSGRRVLMAHDLTPADAIELELSRIMSFATAEGGKTSHTGILARSLQIPAIVGVEDLEDSIRDGDLVIIDALKGLIFIDPSEEELAHYSDRKYQFEDYQKAIVKQCHLPAETVDGYRLDVCANIELAEELVQVKDNGGQGVGLYRTEYAFFNKKKMPDEEMLYEEYTTLAEQLAPGKVILRTLDVGADKLLDEQAMLEEANPALGLRGIRFCLRYQNIFRMQLRAMLRASVHGNVSIMFPMISGLKELRQARFILNSVKSELDAEGLAYNPNIPVGIMIELPSAVMIADTLAREVDFFSIGTNDLIQYSLGIDRTNKHVSYLYQPLHPAIVRSIKYVIDAAHKEGIEASVCGEVASDPYCVPILMGMRVDGISIAPQAIPGIKRIIRQIDMEECIELLGDVLTHATVSRINTKVRKRIFKRFPEELSFFASLIEQDDITEP, from the coding sequence GTGGCCCGTACAATTCTTCGCGGCATACCTGTTTCTGCAGGTATTTCTATCGGCAAAGCATACTTTGTTAACCGCCAGAAAGAACGCCGCATTCCGCGCGAAACCATTCCACACCATCTGGTGACCGTTGAAACTCAGCGCCTTCGCAATGCTGTTGAAGAAGTGCGGCAGAATTTCATGGATGCTCGAGCGCGTGTTCCTGAAGAATTGAAAGAACACGGAGCCATCATTGATTCCCACTTGATGATTTGTCAGGATCCAAAACTCGTAGATTCAGCAGCCAAGAACATTGCTGACCGAGCTATCACCGCAGAATGGGCGTTGGAACGTTCTATCGACACCATCGGCAAAGCATTCAGCGCAATTGATGATCCTTACATTCGTGATCGGATGCAGGATGTACGGGTGGTGGGTGACAAAATCATGCAGGCACTTATTGGTGTCCCTAAACCGGCAGATTTACCTTCTGGCCGCCGGGTCCTCATGGCGCATGATTTGACTCCGGCTGATGCCATTGAGCTTGAACTTAGCAGAATTATGTCTTTTGCCACGGCAGAAGGCGGTAAAACCTCACATACAGGAATTCTTGCCCGTTCCCTGCAAATACCTGCCATTGTTGGTGTTGAAGACCTAGAGGATTCCATCAGAGATGGTGATCTGGTCATCATAGACGCTCTCAAGGGACTTATCTTCATTGACCCGAGTGAAGAGGAGCTTGCCCACTACAGTGACAGAAAATACCAATTTGAAGATTATCAGAAAGCCATTGTAAAACAATGCCACCTCCCAGCTGAAACCGTTGACGGATATCGGCTTGATGTGTGTGCCAACATTGAACTTGCTGAAGAACTTGTTCAGGTAAAAGACAATGGCGGCCAAGGCGTTGGACTCTATCGTACCGAATATGCATTCTTTAACAAAAAGAAAATGCCGGACGAAGAGATGCTGTACGAAGAATACACGACTCTGGCGGAACAACTTGCACCCGGAAAAGTTATTTTACGAACACTGGACGTTGGCGCCGACAAGCTTCTGGATGAACAGGCGATGCTTGAAGAAGCCAACCCAGCATTAGGGTTACGCGGAATCCGCTTCTGTCTGCGCTATCAGAATATTTTCCGCATGCAGCTGCGTGCAATGCTGCGCGCCTCTGTGCATGGTAATGTTTCGATCATGTTTCCAATGATCTCCGGCTTAAAAGAGTTGCGTCAGGCTCGTTTTATACTTAACTCTGTAAAGAGCGAACTTGACGCCGAAGGGCTTGCCTACAATCCGAATATTCCGGTAGGTATTATGATTGAGCTTCCGAGTGCAGTCATGATTGCAGACACCCTTGCCCGTGAGGTAGATTTCTTCTCCATTGGAACAAACGACCTTATTCAATATTCACTGGGTATTGATAGAACAAACAAGCATGTTTCCTATCTTTACCAACCGCTACACCCGGCTATTGTACGGTCTATTAAGTACGTTATCGATGCCGCGCATAAAGAAGGTATTGAAGCATCCGTATGTGGCGAAGTAGCATCAGACCCGTATTGTGTCCCTATTTTGATGGGCATGAGGGTTGACGGAATTTCCATTGCACCGCAAGCTATTCCGGGAATTAAACGCATAATCCGCCAGATTGATATGGAAGAATGCATTGAACTGTTAGGCGACGTGCTTACCCACGCGACCGTGTCCAGAATCAATACAAAAGTTCGCAAGCGTATTTTTAAACGCTTCCCAGAAGAACTTTCATTCTTTGCATCACTCATTGAGCAGGATGATATAACGGAACCGTAA
- the rsmI gene encoding 16S rRNA (cytidine(1402)-2'-O)-methyltransferase yields the protein MPSNSPSLWVVATPLGNHGDLSPRAREVLEAVDMVLAEDTRRTGLLLKSTGVTAKKLVSFHDHNEEAKSPGIIAAMEEGQVFAVVSDAGMPLFSDPGYRLVKLAREKGIRVSVVPGPSAPLTALAASGIAPQPFTFVGFPPRKTSDQKKLFEEFSTLRSTLVFFERKNRLAATLKTAFEILGPRELCVARELTKLHEEFILGRLEKHNEIPEDLLGEITVVIGPPESNGKTSEAELLKLIAEETELGGKPKEIARRVKEEASGWTVKAVYQFMQEN from the coding sequence ATGCCTTCGAACTCTCCCAGCCTTTGGGTGGTGGCAACACCGCTTGGCAACCATGGTGATCTTTCCCCAAGAGCACGAGAAGTGCTCGAAGCAGTCGATATGGTACTTGCGGAAGACACCCGCCGAACCGGTCTGCTCTTAAAATCTACAGGGGTCACTGCAAAAAAACTTGTAAGCTTTCATGATCATAATGAAGAAGCGAAATCACCCGGTATTATTGCCGCAATGGAAGAAGGACAGGTCTTTGCTGTTGTTTCTGACGCCGGTATGCCGCTTTTTTCCGATCCCGGCTATCGCCTAGTGAAGCTTGCCCGTGAAAAGGGAATTAGGGTTTCCGTAGTTCCCGGCCCAAGCGCACCACTTACCGCACTTGCTGCCAGTGGTATTGCGCCACAGCCTTTTACATTTGTAGGGTTTCCACCGCGAAAAACCAGTGATCAAAAAAAACTTTTTGAAGAATTTTCCACCCTCCGCTCTACGCTTGTGTTTTTTGAACGCAAAAACCGTTTAGCAGCAACGCTTAAAACCGCATTTGAAATTCTTGGCCCACGAGAATTATGTGTTGCTCGAGAATTGACCAAGCTTCACGAGGAGTTTATCTTAGGTCGGCTGGAAAAACACAATGAAATACCGGAAGATTTGTTGGGCGAGATTACAGTCGTCATCGGCCCGCCGGAATCCAATGGTAAGACAAGCGAAGCTGAACTGCTAAAGTTGATTGCTGAAGAGACAGAGCTTGGCGGCAAGCCGAAAGAGATTGCACGCCGCGTAAAAGAAGAAGCATCTGGCTGGACAGTAAAAGCTGTGTATCAGTTCATGCAGGAAAATTAA
- a CDS encoding (Fe-S)-binding protein has product MTQDNTHKPTLETQRPAKQEREAACILCGKCVSVCPVFLATKQEELSPKAKQRTIASLKENKQKLNITDCNKLAEMCVSCGKCAQTCPQGLNFPEQLANIRATHSGWRQWVWNRWVNQGTVLWPMLSTLSKAAPDSKGKNDVTRFVQSIQAMQSPTDISPYISVAKYDTELAKGQRVLLFSGCTANRVQKNWKRKSESILKHLGYQLLPAKDLTCCGLTLDHAGLPDAAHKSRMQNLRAWRAAERPLLVTFCATCYLGLAEYAHDDSLDWAEGEQEAWTNALRSLSTLWGNSLFTVDAPSNLLIRYHQPCHWHGNDADYAWLKEVLYEEISAPDSASCCGMGGISQLGNRKLTRTVAGRCWENLLQKPPKKDDSVPCYSNPKGNCLCDIYDDEEEETSELCDQVEFTYLVITGCSGCTLQLRGTAPVLNGEKVKVGHWLDIIEP; this is encoded by the coding sequence ATGACACAAGACAACACACACAAACCTACCCTTGAAACTCAACGTCCTGCAAAACAAGAGCGGGAAGCTGCCTGTATCCTCTGTGGCAAATGTGTTTCTGTATGCCCTGTATTTCTTGCAACAAAGCAAGAGGAACTGTCTCCAAAGGCAAAACAACGCACCATTGCCTCTCTCAAAGAAAATAAGCAAAAGCTCAATATTACAGACTGCAACAAACTTGCAGAAATGTGTGTTTCCTGTGGAAAATGCGCTCAAACCTGTCCACAGGGACTTAACTTTCCTGAACAGCTTGCCAACATTCGTGCTACGCACTCCGGTTGGCGCCAATGGGTCTGGAACCGTTGGGTCAATCAGGGCACAGTACTATGGCCTATGCTCTCAACCCTAAGTAAAGCGGCACCGGACTCCAAAGGCAAAAATGACGTAACACGTTTTGTGCAGTCTATTCAGGCAATGCAATCTCCGACAGATATTTCACCATACATTTCAGTTGCCAAGTACGACACAGAACTCGCCAAAGGACAACGAGTCCTTCTTTTTTCCGGTTGCACTGCAAACCGTGTACAAAAGAACTGGAAGCGTAAAAGCGAATCAATTCTTAAGCATCTCGGCTATCAGCTCCTTCCGGCTAAAGACTTAACATGCTGCGGACTCACCCTTGACCACGCAGGTCTCCCTGATGCCGCACACAAAAGCCGTATGCAGAACCTGCGGGCATGGCGTGCTGCAGAGCGTCCGCTTCTCGTTACGTTCTGTGCAACCTGCTATCTGGGATTGGCAGAGTACGCTCACGATGATTCGCTTGACTGGGCTGAAGGTGAGCAGGAAGCATGGACAAATGCACTGCGTTCTCTTTCTACCCTATGGGGAAACTCACTTTTTACAGTAGATGCACCGAGCAATCTTCTTATACGCTACCATCAACCATGCCACTGGCATGGCAACGATGCTGATTATGCATGGTTAAAAGAAGTTCTCTACGAAGAGATCAGTGCACCGGACTCCGCCTCCTGCTGCGGAATGGGCGGCATTTCCCAGCTTGGCAACCGTAAACTTACCCGCACCGTTGCAGGACGCTGTTGGGAAAACCTGCTTCAGAAGCCTCCTAAAAAAGATGATAGTGTGCCATGTTACAGCAACCCAAAAGGGAACTGTCTATGTGACATCTATGACGACGAAGAGGAAGAAACTTCCGAGCTATGTGATCAGGTGGAATTCACTTATCTTGTCATCACCGGTTGCAGTGGCTGTACGCTCCAGCTTCGCGGCACAGCGCCAGTACTCAATGGTGAAAAAGTAAAGGTGGGACACTGGCTTGACATTATCGAACCATAA